Proteins encoded by one window of Clostridium cagae:
- a CDS encoding 3'-5' exoribonuclease YhaM family protein: MSDKDKFLCDLKDEETIEINLMVMRIIFKDPNKTVCILADKTGESKSNIASKKQDIKEGMVLKVHGTKGVNLDIRKYEFISEYNLEDYLPTVKRPIEDIMNEIEEYTNKYIISKEGKALNDYFFKDEKFLNKFKRGIGGVSMHHNYIGGLAEHTLNVMYLTAVLCERYDCRRPEIAVLSAKLHDVGKIYELYYDGPFKYTLQGEMEGHIVIGVQMIDQAIRETSFSYSDDFVNRIKGCVTQHHGKLEYGSPRDMKMEESFIVNYADTIDATMNKISQLKDKTKSGTWSEYDRRIDTKLYL, translated from the coding sequence ATGAGCGATAAAGATAAGTTTTTATGCGATTTAAAAGATGAAGAGACTATAGAAATAAATTTAATGGTTATGAGGATAATTTTTAAAGATCCTAATAAGACAGTATGTATACTTGCAGATAAGACAGGAGAAAGCAAATCAAATATAGCTAGTAAAAAACAAGATATTAAGGAAGGTATGGTGCTAAAAGTACATGGAACAAAGGGCGTAAATTTAGATATTAGAAAATATGAATTTATTTCAGAGTACAATTTAGAAGATTATCTACCAACAGTAAAGAGACCAATTGAAGATATAATGAATGAAATTGAAGAATATACAAATAAGTACATAATATCTAAAGAAGGAAAAGCACTAAACGATTATTTTTTTAAAGATGAAAAGTTTTTAAATAAGTTTAAACGAGGAATTGGTGGAGTTTCTATGCATCATAATTATATAGGTGGACTTGCAGAACATACATTAAATGTCATGTATTTAACTGCTGTGCTTTGCGAAAGATATGATTGTAGAAGACCTGAAATAGCAGTACTTTCTGCTAAACTTCATGATGTTGGAAAGATATATGAACTTTACTATGATGGTCCTTTTAAATATACACTACAAGGTGAAATGGAGGGACATATTGTAATTGGGGTTCAAATGATAGATCAAGCTATTCGTGAAACTTCCTTTTCTTATAGTGACGATTTTGTAAATAGAATAAAAGGATGCGTTACTCAACATCATGGTAAGCTTGAATATGGATCTCCTAGAGATATGAAGATGGAAGAATCTTTTATAGTAAATTATGCTGATACTATAGATGCTACAATGAATAAAATTAGTCAATTAAAAGATAAGACTAAAAGTGGCACATGGTCAGAATATGATAGAAGAATTGATACTAAGCTTTATTTATAG
- a CDS encoding deoxyribonuclease IV yields the protein MLNIGCHLSSSKGFKNMGENALKIGANTFQFFTRNPRGSKAKDIDENDVKEFLELAKENNFCKILAHAPYTLNACSADERNREFAIEIMADDLKRMEYLPNNLYNFHPGSHVKQGTEVGIEYISSALNSILKKDQTTKVLLETMSGKGTEVGRNFEEIAEIIKRVELKEHVGVCLDTCHIHDAGYDIVNELDKVLEEFDSIIGLDKLYAIHLNDSKNPFESHKDRHETIGNGYIGLEAVTNIINHPKLCHLPFFLETPNELEGYKNEIELLKSAYKK from the coding sequence ATGTTAAATATAGGATGCCATTTATCTTCATCAAAGGGATTTAAAAATATGGGCGAAAATGCTTTGAAAATTGGAGCAAATACTTTTCAGTTCTTTACTCGTAATCCAAGAGGAAGCAAGGCAAAAGATATAGATGAAAATGATGTTAAAGAATTTTTAGAATTAGCAAAGGAAAATAATTTTTGTAAGATATTAGCTCATGCACCATATACATTAAATGCATGTTCAGCTGATGAAAGAAATAGAGAATTTGCAATAGAAATAATGGCTGATGACTTAAAAAGAATGGAGTATCTACCTAATAATTTATATAATTTTCATCCAGGCAGTCATGTTAAGCAAGGAACAGAAGTTGGTATAGAGTATATTTCAAGTGCTTTAAATTCTATTTTAAAAAAGGATCAAACAACTAAAGTTCTTTTAGAAACTATGTCAGGAAAGGGAACTGAAGTAGGCAGAAATTTTGAAGAAATAGCTGAAATTATAAAACGTGTTGAATTAAAAGAACATGTAGGAGTGTGCTTAGATACATGTCATATTCATGATGCAGGATATGATATAGTAAATGAGTTAGATAAGGTTTTAGAGGAATTTGATAGTATAATAGGATTAGATAAATTATATGCGATTCATTTAAATGACAGCAAAAATCCATTTGAAAGTCATAAGGATAGACATGAAACTATAGGAAATGGGTATATAGGATTAGAAGCTGTAACAAATATTATTAATCATCCTAAGTTGTGTCATTTACCATTTTTCCTTGAGACACCTAATGAGCTTGAGGGATATAAGAATGAAATAGAACTATTAAAAAGTGCATATAAGAAATAA
- a CDS encoding NAD(P)/FAD-dependent oxidoreductase: protein MDLQFVKGDSLFAKINKVIKQYNYLTEDIETDVIIVGGGVTGSILGYYFSKNNINSVILEKNIIGYGSTGITTALLQYELDGTVRELEQYTTTENVIQSYKLGIKALNEIEEFIKQYDNNCNYKKRDTLFYTAKSSDIAQIKEEYKIRKENGFDVEFIEEKNNPFSFDLKAGLYSKNGGAEIDPYKFTHQLIDVSTKKGLRVYENTEAVKVLYNDDGVEVVTKYDFKVRGKIVIVATGYHTDLFTSRNFGVTTTAFNIATKPLDNFNGYYNKVLIRDNKEPYNYLRTTSDNRIIIGGEDINFIPDIYNKKQVSEKYSILEQRLKSMFPNIENIDIEYKYCGAFTSTQDNLGFIGKDPKNKKLWFNLGYGANGILFAILGGIMLNKLYLGEIDENLKLFRVDRFDN, encoded by the coding sequence ATGGATTTACAATTTGTTAAGGGTGATTCTTTATTTGCTAAAATAAATAAAGTTATTAAGCAATATAATTATTTAACAGAAGATATAGAAACAGATGTAATTATTGTTGGAGGGGGAGTTACAGGAAGTATTTTAGGATATTATTTTAGTAAAAATAATATAAATTCGGTGATTTTAGAAAAAAATATAATTGGGTATGGAAGCACAGGAATTACGACAGCGTTATTACAATATGAATTAGATGGAACAGTTAGAGAGTTGGAACAATATACTACTACTGAAAATGTAATACAATCCTATAAATTAGGAATAAAAGCATTGAATGAAATTGAAGAATTTATAAAACAATACGATAATAACTGTAATTATAAAAAAAGGGATACTTTATTTTATACAGCTAAATCTAGTGATATAGCACAGATAAAAGAAGAATATAAAATAAGAAAAGAAAATGGATTCGATGTTGAGTTTATCGAAGAGAAAAATAATCCATTTTCGTTTGATTTAAAAGCCGGATTATATTCTAAAAATGGCGGGGCAGAAATAGATCCCTATAAGTTTACACATCAACTGATAGATGTATCTACTAAAAAAGGGTTAAGAGTATATGAAAATACAGAGGCTGTAAAAGTACTCTATAATGATGATGGAGTAGAAGTAGTAACGAAGTATGATTTTAAAGTTAGAGGTAAGATAGTAATAGTTGCTACAGGTTATCACACAGACCTATTTACAAGTAGAAATTTTGGTGTAACTACAACAGCATTTAATATAGCAACAAAACCTTTAGATAATTTTAATGGATATTATAATAAAGTTTTAATTAGAGATAATAAGGAACCATATAATTATCTAAGAACAACTAGTGATAATAGAATTATAATTGGTGGAGAAGATATAAATTTTATTCCTGATATTTATAATAAAAAGCAAGTTAGTGAAAAGTACTCTATATTAGAACAAAGATTAAAATCAATGTTTCCTAATATAGAGAATATTGATATAGAATATAAATATTGTGGAGCTTTTACTTCAACTCAAGATAATTTAGGGTTTATAGGAAAAGATCCTAAGAATAAAAAATTATGGTTCAATCTTGGATATGGTGCTAATGGAATACTTTTTGCGATACTAGGTGGAATCATGTTAAATAAGCTTTATTTAGGTGAAATTGATGAAAATTTAAAGCTTTTTAGAGTTGATAGATTTGACAATTAA
- a CDS encoding L,D-transpeptidase family protein — protein sequence MEKEINNYNKFISKCLATFLSMILALSIIFINTTNAYAKTLSSTSSDEYVLKLIKRGGTIEEIKGKDINLKVNSIDSISISYDEQLLRQCIDNLSCLNPTNVTEPKSSKLEYRNYSYIITSEVIGSKLNKEKLYTNVVMAIKNQDIELNLETLDCYEHPQYTSNSPEVIYAANTINKYLSANITYSYGGMVQVVDKYKVIDWISIEPNLSIILDESKVRNFVEGLASSYRSSLGTSIKVNGGYSGNNHGWAINVDEETRTLISLIKNGQTLTTYPSYYQTSAASYFNNVSDTFVEIDMTNQHLWFYKNGYLVVQSDIVTGNMSAGYATPSGTYKLYYKQKDTVLRGPGYASPVNFWMPFNGGIGLHDANWRSEFGGEIYKNGGSHGCINLPYSTAKSIYDNITPKTTIICYY from the coding sequence ATGGAGAAAGAAATTAATAATTATAATAAGTTTATAAGTAAATGCTTAGCCACTTTTTTGAGTATGATTTTAGCATTAAGTATAATCTTTATTAATACTACAAATGCTTATGCAAAAACTTTAAGTTCTACATCAAGTGATGAATATGTATTAAAATTAATAAAAAGAGGTGGAACTATTGAAGAAATTAAAGGAAAAGATATAAATTTAAAAGTCAATTCTATAGATTCCATATCAATTTCTTATGATGAACAATTGTTGAGGCAATGTATAGATAACTTATCTTGTTTAAATCCAACTAATGTAACTGAACCCAAAAGTTCAAAGCTAGAATATAGAAATTATTCTTATATAATTACATCAGAAGTTATAGGAAGTAAATTAAATAAAGAAAAATTATATACTAATGTAGTTATGGCTATAAAGAACCAAGATATTGAATTGAATTTAGAAACATTGGATTGTTATGAACATCCACAATATACATCTAATTCACCCGAGGTAATTTATGCAGCAAATACTATTAACAAGTATTTATCAGCTAATATAACTTATAGTTATGGTGGAATGGTACAAGTTGTAGATAAATATAAAGTAATAGATTGGATTTCAATAGAGCCTAATTTATCAATAATATTAGATGAATCTAAAGTTAGAAACTTTGTAGAAGGATTAGCCAGTTCTTATAGAAGTTCATTAGGAACTTCTATAAAAGTTAATGGTGGATATTCAGGAAATAATCATGGATGGGCGATCAATGTTGATGAAGAAACTAGAACATTAATAAGCCTTATAAAAAATGGACAAACATTAACAACTTACCCATCATATTATCAAACATCAGCAGCAAGTTATTTTAATAATGTATCAGATACTTTTGTTGAGATAGATATGACTAATCAACATTTATGGTTTTATAAAAATGGATATCTTGTTGTGCAAAGTGATATTGTTACAGGAAATATGAGTGCGGGATATGCAACACCAAGTGGTACTTATAAATTATATTACAAACAAAAAGATACTGTATTAAGAGGTCCAGGATATGCATCACCAGTAAATTTTTGGATGCCTTTCAATGGTGGAATAGGACTTCATGATGCTAATTGGAGATCAGAGTTTGGTGGAGAAATTTATAAAAATGGTGGTTCTCATGGATGCATAAACTTGCCATATAGTACAGCTAAATCTATTTATGATAATATAACACCCAAAACTACAATTATTTGTTATTATTAA
- a CDS encoding GntR family transcriptional regulator produces MKIVDKNLNIPLHTQLSLIIRDMIKSGELKEGNYLMPEREICKIQNVSRMTVNKAILNLVSEGLLDRKQGKGTFVAYEKKKHKFQKLLGFTEVMNEKGFTVKSKLLKFELDFQNKSIRKKLNVEDKDTLIYRIERIRYIDDDPFALEIVYTSKDMCEDLNEELVKENSLYTLYRERYNHKTKRAEQVISPIMINEFTADLLNQENDTLALKIDRLVYTDKEEIMEYTSSIFMTGKHEYEIVLHEN; encoded by the coding sequence TTGAAAATAGTAGACAAAAATTTAAACATACCATTACATACTCAATTATCTTTGATAATTAGAGATATGATAAAAAGTGGTGAATTAAAGGAAGGTAACTATTTAATGCCAGAAAGAGAAATTTGCAAGATTCAAAACGTTAGTAGAATGACGGTTAATAAAGCAATACTAAATCTTGTATCTGAAGGTTTATTAGATAGAAAACAGGGAAAAGGAACATTTGTTGCTTATGAAAAGAAAAAACATAAATTCCAAAAGTTACTGGGATTTACTGAAGTAATGAATGAAAAGGGATTTACAGTAAAAAGCAAATTATTAAAATTTGAATTAGATTTTCAAAATAAAAGTATAAGAAAAAAACTAAATGTGGAAGATAAAGATACTCTCATATATAGGATTGAAAGAATAAGATATATAGATGATGATCCATTTGCATTAGAAATTGTATATACATCAAAAGACATGTGTGAAGACTTAAATGAGGAATTAGTAAAAGAAAATTCTTTATATACATTGTATAGAGAAAGATATAATCATAAAACCAAAAGAGCAGAACAAGTAATAAGTCCAATAATGATAAATGAGTTTACTGCAGATTTATTAAATCAAGAAAATGATACGTTAGCACTTAAAATAGATAGATTAGTATATACAGATAAAGAAGAAATAATGGAATATACGAGTTCAATATTTATGACAGGCAAGCATGAATATGAAATAGTATTACATGAAAACTAA
- the nagA gene encoding N-acetylglucosamine-6-phosphate deacetylase — translation MKAIINGIIVTKNGILGNKVLLFDKKIISICDEIPENCEIIDAKQKIVTPGLIDIHVHGSCNFDTMDNSIEAIEAISSGICKNGVTSFLPTTMTMTKENIYSSLNIIKKCMKKDFNGAKVIGAHMEGPFINPIYKGAQDSKHILKPNFQFIKDYTDVIKLISYSPELDDDYEFTKEVKENTKITLSICHSNASYRKCMEAISLGVTNITHLFNAMSPLNHREPGVVGAALMSNAYCEIIADKIHVDKSLFQFILNNKGNEKVILITDCMRAGCMKDGKYELGGQDVYVKDGAARLINGTLAGSILTLNKAVYNFFENTNLELNEVINMASLNPAKSIGIDDKKGSLDIGKDADICIFDDEMNCYFLVSEGRVIFNSL, via the coding sequence ATGAAAGCAATAATAAATGGAATAATTGTAACTAAGAATGGGATTTTAGGAAATAAGGTTCTTTTGTTTGATAAAAAAATAATTAGTATATGTGATGAAATACCAGAAAATTGTGAGATTATTGATGCAAAGCAAAAAATAGTAACACCTGGTCTTATAGATATACATGTACATGGTAGCTGTAATTTTGACACTATGGATAATTCAATAGAAGCAATAGAAGCTATAAGTAGTGGGATTTGTAAAAATGGTGTCACTTCATTTTTACCAACAACAATGACAATGACTAAAGAAAATATTTATAGTTCTTTAAATATAATAAAAAAATGTATGAAAAAAGACTTTAATGGTGCAAAAGTTATTGGGGCTCATATGGAAGGGCCATTTATAAATCCAATTTATAAAGGTGCACAAGATTCTAAACATATATTAAAACCAAATTTTCAATTTATAAAAGACTACACTGATGTTATAAAACTAATTTCATATTCACCTGAACTAGATGATGATTATGAATTTACAAAAGAAGTTAAAGAAAATACTAAGATTACATTATCAATTTGTCATAGTAATGCTTCATATAGGAAATGTATGGAAGCAATAAGTTTAGGAGTTACTAATATAACTCATTTATTTAATGCTATGAGTCCATTAAATCATAGGGAACCAGGGGTAGTTGGTGCAGCTCTTATGAGTAATGCTTATTGCGAAATAATAGCAGATAAGATACATGTAGATAAAAGCTTATTTCAATTTATATTAAATAATAAAGGTAATGAAAAAGTAATTCTTATAACTGATTGCATGAGAGCTGGATGTATGAAAGATGGTAAATATGAGCTAGGTGGACAAGACGTTTATGTTAAGGATGGTGCTGCAAGGCTGATTAATGGAACTTTAGCAGGAAGCATTCTAACTTTAAATAAAGCAGTTTATAATTTTTTTGAAAATACTAACTTAGAACTTAATGAAGTTATAAATATGGCTTCATTAAATCCAGCAAAGTCTATAGGAATAGATGATAAAAAAGGAAGCTTAGATATTGGCAAAGATGCAGATATATGTATTTTTGATGATGAGATGAATTGTTATTTTTTAGTATCAGAAGGAAGAGTTATTTTTAATTCTTTATAA
- the nagB gene encoding glucosamine-6-phosphate deaminase has protein sequence MKILVCENYDKLSEKAAQIIMSQITLKSNSILGLATGSTPIGMYKKLVEMYENKMIDFSDVKTFNLDEYQNLPISNNQSYHYFMDDNLFNYINVKRENIHIPNGMANDIENECVKYDNLIKEAGGIDIQVLGIGNNAHIGFNEPTVNFEKKTYVVELEESTKIANARFFNSLDEVPSKAITMGIGSIFESKKIMLLATGKNKAKAIYDTIYGKVTPEVPASILQFHDDLIVILDKEAASLLNPKDYKVV, from the coding sequence ATGAAAATATTAGTTTGTGAAAATTATGATAAGTTAAGTGAAAAAGCAGCTCAAATAATAATGAGCCAAATAACTTTAAAGTCTAATTCAATATTAGGTCTTGCAACAGGAAGTACACCAATAGGTATGTATAAGAAATTAGTTGAAATGTATGAAAATAAAATGATAGATTTCTCAGATGTAAAAACATTTAATTTAGATGAATATCAAAATTTACCTATAAGTAATAACCAAAGTTATCATTATTTTATGGATGATAATTTATTCAACTATATAAATGTAAAAAGGGAAAATATCCATATACCTAATGGAATGGCCAATGATATTGAAAATGAATGTGTAAAATATGATAATTTGATAAAAGAAGCTGGCGGAATAGATATACAAGTATTGGGTATAGGAAATAATGCTCATATAGGATTCAATGAACCAACAGTAAATTTTGAAAAGAAAACTTATGTAGTTGAATTAGAGGAGTCTACTAAAATTGCAAATGCAAGATTTTTTAACAGTTTAGACGAAGTACCTAGCAAAGCCATTACAATGGGAATAGGTTCAATATTTGAAAGCAAAAAAATTATGCTTTTAGCAACTGGAAAAAATAAAGCAAAGGCTATCTATGATACTATTTATGGAAAAGTGACACCAGAAGTTCCAGCTTCAATACTTCAATTTCATGATGATTTAATAGTTATTTTAGATAAAGAAGCTGCTAGTTTACTAAACCCTAAAGACTATAAAGTAGTATAA
- the nagE gene encoding N-acetylglucosamine-specific PTS transporter subunit IIBC codes for MIKFLQRIGKSLMLPIACLPIGGLMLRIGQPDVIEALGFIPFLAQILPFFKAAGSALFDNLPLLFAVGVAVGLSDDQNGSAGLAGVITYLTLTNVTKQYWIMNYEAEFAKTLNISFLGGILAGVIGGLSYNRFRTVKLPEFLAFFGGRRLVPIMSGLIAFVVAIPLGMIWPSIQNALGTASAGVAALGAVGVALFGFFNRLLIPMGLHHVLNSFFWFQLGEFNGKAGDLNRFFQGDPTAGHFMAGFFPVMMFGMPAVGLAIYFAAKKEKRKAVSGMLISLALTAFLTGVTEPLEFLFIFLSPVLLVAHALLTALSCFVVDSMGILHGFTFSAGFIDYGLNFNLATKPSLIIPIGLGIGLLYFLIFFVLIKKLNLPTPGREEDDDEFTENITLNMSDENVYGKYIEYLGGKENILKVDNCATRLRLEVGDSSLIDEKKLKSIGARGVVRLDKNSAQVIIGTNVEFVADGIKTLMRV; via the coding sequence ATGATTAAATTTTTACAACGGATAGGGAAATCACTAATGCTTCCAATAGCATGTTTGCCAATTGGTGGACTAATGCTTAGAATTGGTCAGCCAGATGTTATTGAAGCATTAGGATTTATACCATTTCTAGCGCAAATATTACCTTTTTTTAAAGCTGCAGGAAGTGCATTATTCGATAATTTACCGTTATTATTTGCAGTGGGTGTTGCTGTAGGGTTATCTGATGACCAAAATGGTTCAGCTGGATTGGCTGGTGTTATTACTTATTTAACTTTAACAAATGTAACTAAACAATATTGGATTATGAATTATGAAGCAGAATTTGCTAAAACACTTAATATATCATTTTTAGGGGGGATACTTGCAGGAGTTATAGGTGGGTTATCCTATAATAGATTTAGAACTGTAAAGTTACCAGAATTTTTGGCATTCTTTGGTGGGAGAAGGCTTGTTCCAATCATGTCAGGATTAATTGCATTTGTAGTAGCAATACCGCTTGGAATGATTTGGCCATCAATTCAAAATGCATTAGGCACTGCGTCAGCTGGCGTAGCAGCATTAGGTGCAGTTGGTGTAGCACTATTTGGATTCTTTAATCGTTTGTTAATACCTATGGGACTTCATCATGTTTTAAATTCGTTTTTCTGGTTCCAATTAGGAGAATTTAATGGTAAAGCAGGGGACTTAAATAGATTCTTCCAAGGAGATCCTACTGCAGGACATTTTATGGCAGGATTTTTCCCGGTAATGATGTTTGGTATGCCAGCAGTAGGACTTGCAATTTATTTTGCAGCTAAAAAAGAAAAAAGAAAAGCAGTATCAGGAATGTTGATATCATTAGCTCTTACAGCGTTCTTAACAGGTGTTACTGAACCATTAGAATTCTTATTTATATTCTTATCACCAGTTTTATTAGTAGCGCATGCTTTATTAACCGCTTTATCTTGTTTCGTAGTAGATTCTATGGGAATATTACATGGGTTTACATTCTCAGCAGGATTCATTGATTACGGATTAAACTTTAATTTAGCAACTAAGCCATCATTAATAATACCAATAGGACTTGGAATAGGGCTTCTTTACTTCTTAATATTTTTTGTATTAATAAAGAAATTAAATTTACCAACACCAGGTAGAGAAGAAGATGATGATGAATTTACAGAAAACATAACTTTAAATATGTCTGATGAAAACGTTTATGGAAAGTATATAGAATATTTAGGTGGAAAAGAAAATATATTAAAAGTTGATAATTGTGCAACTCGTTTAAGATTAGAAGTAGGAGATTCAAGTTTAATTGATGAGAAAAAGTTAAAATCTATTGGTGCGAGAGGTGTAGTTAGATTAGATAAAAATAGTGCTCAAGTTATAATAGGAACCAATGTAGAATTTGTTGCCGATGGAATTAAAACCTTAATGAGAGTCTAA
- a CDS encoding copper homeostasis protein CutC, whose amino-acid sequence MLEIIGMTLEDAKIIEYCGADRIELVSALTEGGLTPSFGMIESVIKNVKIPVNVMIRNHAKGFLYSDDEIDIMIRDIDIVRNLGANGVVLGMLDENKNISELQLKRIIESCKEIDVTFHKAIDETNTIESVKTLSKYKEIKNILTSGGTGDIVKNISVIKEMIRNSRHINILLGGGLNFNNIEMLKENTEFTDFHFGTAVRIDNEPFGEISEEKLKYLVKLLKK is encoded by the coding sequence ATGTTAGAAATAATAGGAATGACATTAGAAGATGCAAAAATTATAGAATATTGTGGAGCTGATAGAATAGAGCTTGTAAGTGCTTTAACAGAAGGTGGACTTACGCCGAGTTTTGGGATGATAGAAAGTGTAATAAAAAATGTGAAAATACCTGTAAATGTAATGATACGAAATCATGCAAAAGGATTCCTCTATAGTGATGATGAAATAGATATAATGATAAGAGATATTGATATAGTAAGAAATTTAGGTGCTAATGGTGTTGTTCTTGGAATGTTAGATGAAAATAAAAATATATCAGAATTACAGCTTAAAAGGATAATTGAAAGTTGTAAGGAGATAGATGTAACATTTCATAAAGCTATAGATGAAACTAATACAATAGAGAGTGTAAAAACACTTAGTAAATATAAAGAGATAAAAAATATATTAACTTCTGGTGGAACTGGAGATATTGTAAAAAATATATCTGTAATAAAAGAGATGATAAGAAATTCAAGACATATTAATATACTTTTAGGTGGTGGATTGAATTTTAATAATATAGAAATGCTTAAGGAAAATACGGAGTTTACAGATTTTCATTTTGGGACTGCTGTGAGAATTGATAATGAACCATTTGGAGAAATTAGTGAAGAAAAATTAAAATATTTAGTAAAACTATTAAAAAAATAA
- a CDS encoding biotin transporter BioY: MRKSKIRDMSYCALFTTLIIIGAFIQIPVPFMDYFTLQFLFVILSGMILGPKLGATSVGTYVMLGLLGVPVFAAGGGIQYIFRPSFGYLIGFIVASFLVGYVVDKIKAKNFKQYLISALSGFFATYFIGILYKFIILNLYLKTPTSISIIVLSCLPLDMPGDIVLCIVGAILASKINPILRSKYIEYSR; encoded by the coding sequence ATGAGAAAATCAAAAATTAGGGATATGAGTTATTGTGCATTATTTACTACATTAATTATAATAGGAGCATTTATTCAAATTCCTGTACCCTTTATGGACTATTTTACATTACAATTTCTTTTTGTTATTTTATCTGGAATGATTTTAGGACCAAAGTTAGGAGCAACTTCTGTGGGTACCTATGTAATGTTAGGATTATTGGGAGTACCAGTATTTGCAGCAGGAGGTGGGATTCAATATATTTTTAGACCAAGTTTTGGATATTTAATAGGATTTATTGTAGCATCATTTCTAGTTGGATACGTAGTTGACAAGATAAAAGCAAAGAATTTTAAGCAATATTTAATTTCAGCTTTATCAGGTTTCTTTGCAACATATTTTATTGGAATACTATATAAATTTATAATTTTAAATTTATATTTAAAAACTCCAACATCAATAAGCATTATTGTATTATCGTGCCTTCCATTAGATATGCCAGGTGACATTGTATTATGTATAGTAGGAGCGATATTAGCAAGTAAGATAAATCCAATTTTAAGGAGTAAGTATATTGAATATAGTAGATAA
- the bioB gene encoding biotin synthase BioB — translation MNIVDKFKEKILSGELISKKEVMILSKENIDELASAANDIRMSLCGKEFNLCTIINGKSGRCGENCKYCAQSVYFKTDIEEYNLLDSESIITSAISNYNSGVHRFSVVTSGKKLTNKEVHTVCKTYSELQDKCAIKLCASHGLLNYEELVKLKESGVIRYHNNLETSRNFFSNICTTHTFDEKTNTIKNALKAGLQVCSGGIIGLGETMEDRIDMAFTLRELNVDSIPINILNPIKGTALENQEKLSYDEITKTFALFRFILPKKQIRLAGGRALLNDKGERLMKSGVNAAISGDMLTTSGIKTFDDIKMIKELGFEV, via the coding sequence TTGAATATAGTAGATAAATTTAAAGAAAAAATTTTAAGTGGAGAATTAATTTCTAAAAAAGAAGTTATGATACTTTCAAAAGAAAACATAGATGAATTAGCAAGTGCAGCAAACGATATAAGAATGAGTTTATGTGGAAAAGAATTCAACTTATGCACAATTATAAATGGAAAAAGCGGAAGGTGTGGAGAAAATTGTAAATACTGTGCACAATCTGTGTATTTTAAAACTGATATTGAAGAATACAACCTTTTGGATAGTGAATCAATAATAACAAGTGCAATTTCTAATTATAATAGTGGAGTACATAGATTTTCTGTTGTAACTTCTGGAAAAAAGCTAACTAATAAAGAAGTACATACAGTTTGCAAAACTTATAGTGAATTACAAGACAAATGTGCTATTAAGCTTTGTGCATCTCACGGATTATTAAATTATGAAGAATTAGTAAAACTAAAAGAATCAGGAGTAATTCGATACCACAATAATTTAGAAACATCTAGAAACTTTTTTTCTAACATTTGTACTACACATACCTTTGATGAAAAAACAAATACTATTAAAAATGCATTAAAGGCAGGACTTCAAGTTTGTAGTGGTGGAATCATAGGACTTGGAGAAACTATGGAAGATAGAATAGATATGGCTTTTACTTTAAGAGAACTTAATGTAGATAGCATACCAATTAATATTTTAAACCCCATAAAGGGAACAGCATTAGAAAATCAAGAAAAATTATCTTATGATGAGATAACAAAAACATTTGCGTTATTTAGATTTATTCTTCCCAAAAAGCAAATTCGTCTTGCAGGAGGAAGAGCGTTGCTTAATGATAAAGGTGAAAGACTTATGAAGTCTGGAGTAAATGCAGCTATTTCAGGAGATATGTTAACAACAAGTGGGATAAAAACTTTTGATGACATAAAAATGATAAAAGAGTTAGGATTTGAGGTGTAA